A window of Diospyros lotus cultivar Yz01 chromosome 14, ASM1463336v1, whole genome shotgun sequence contains these coding sequences:
- the LOC127789946 gene encoding probable glycosyltransferase At5g03795 isoform X1: MRDLIRIRWGWRWSPSSRLLLIVTLSLILVSGSTALLSSTSYFNWMFATSYNPWRWRSSVTPRMNATSTSNDGVFNSSSSSSTSSSRIQPPVGEKEEMWNGTISTTAGMNRSPQSFVPNSVINGSPPVGASSRKGNYYSNNFNLERIEASLGRARAAIRAAAASSSSHGSNQMQRQRQQQQDHPHLDNYLPKGPMYRKATAFLRSYLEMEKQLKVFIYEEGEPPVFHYGPCKHAYAIEGLFIQSMEVSQFRTWDPEEAHVFFLPFSVTMITQVVYVVNSHDWSSMKNTAMDYVNLIAAKYPYWNRSLGADHFILACHDWAPEISFAVPNLYNNSIRALCNANTSEQFNPARDVSIPEIHLPTGTTEGILGGPPPSRRPVLVFYAGGIHGPIRPVLLEHWENKDPDVQVHQYLPENVSYYGMMRKSKYCICPSGYEVASPRMVEGLYMGCVPVLIKDHYVIPFSDVLNWETFSVIVAVEDIPNLKRILMGISSTQYLKMQRRGLQMRRHFEVNSPPKRERRTEHLTSVILIEKGVGMEKLRWSLIISAGAKIRRHCKPLQVGRRHFRARQGGRHWRPDGHGLCVEWKEGRDKAQGISGSGG, encoded by the exons atgagGGATTTGATTAGGATAAGATGGGGGTGGCGGTGGTCGCCTTCTTCGAGGCTTCTGCTGATCGTTACGCTGTCACTGATTCTGGTTTCTGGGTCCACGGCTTTACTGAGTTCGACGAGCTACTTCAATTGGATGTTCGCTACTTCTTACAATCCATGGCGATGGAGATCTTCCGTAACTCCGAGAATGAACGCGACGTCTACATCAAACGATGGCGTTTTTAAcagctcttcttcttcttctacttcttcttctcggATTCAACCACCA gTTGGGGAGAAGGAAGAGATGTGGAACGGTACTATTAGTACTACTGCCGGCATGAACAGATCACCTCAAAGCTTTGTTCCTAATTCAGTGATTAATGGCTCCCCTCCAGTGGGTGCAAGTTCCCGGAAGGGTAATTATTACagcaataattttaatttagagaGGATTGAAGCTAGCCTTGGGCGTGCTCGAGCTGCCATAAGAGCTGCAGCTGCTTCCAGTTCCAGCCATGGAAGCAACCAGATGCAGCGGCagcggcagcagcagcaggatCATCCTCATCTTGATAATTACCTCCCTAAAGGCCCAATGTACCGGAAGGCCACTGCCTTTCTCAG AAGCTACTTGGAAATGGAGAAGCAATTGAAGGTGTTCATCTACGAAGAAGGAGAGCCCCCAGTGTTTCATTACGGCCCCTGCAAGCACGCATATGCAATAGAGGGATTGTTCATTCAGAGCATGGAGGTTAGCCAGTTCAGGACCTGGGATCCTGAGGAAGCCCATGTTTTCTTCCTCCCCTTCAGTGTCACCATGATCACTCAAGTTGTTTACGTGGTGAATTCCCATGACTGGTCTTCCATGAAAAACACAGCCATGGATTATGTCAATCTCATTGCCGCTAAGTATCCCTACTGGAACAGAAGCCTAGGAGCCGATCACTTCATCCTTGCTTGCCATGACTGG GCGCCTGAAATCTCCTTTGCAGTGCCAAACCTATACAACAACTCCATCAGAGCGCTATGCAACGCCAACACCTCGGAGCAATTCAACCCCGCCAGAGACGTCTCCATCCCAGAAATCCACCTCCCGACGGGCACCACGGAGGGCATCCTCGGCGGCCCGCCGCCGTCCCGCCGCCCAGTCCTAGTGTTCTATGCGG GTGGCATCCATGGCCCCATCCGGCCGGTGCTGCTGGAGCACTGGGAAAACAAGGACCCGGATGTCCAAGTGCACCAGTACCTCCCAGAGAACGTCTCATACTACGGGATGATGAGAAAAAGCAAGTATTGCATCTGCCCTAGCGGCTACGAAGTTGCCAGCCCTAGAATGGTGGAGGGCCTTTACATGGGCTGTGTTCCAGTGCTTATCAAGGACCATTATGTCATTCCATTCAGCGACGTTCTCAACTGGGAGACTTTCTCAGTGATAGTTGCAGTGGAGGATATCCCAAACTTGAAGAGAATTCTGATGGGTATTTCTTCAACCCAGTATTTGAAGATGCAAAGGAGGGGACTGCAAATGAGGAGGCATTTTGAGGTTAATTCGCCTCCAAAGAG GGAAAGGAGGACGGAGCATCTGACGTCAGTGATTCTAATAGAGAAAGGAGTGGGTATGGAGAAGTTAAGATGGAGTCTGATCATATCGGCCGGAGCAAAAATCCGGCGTCATTGCAAGCCTTTACAAGTCGGTCGCCGGCACTTTCGAGCACGCCAAGGAGGCCGTCACTGGCGGCCAGACGGCCATGGATTATGTGTTGAGTGGAAAGAAGGAAGAGATAAAGCACAAGGCATATCAGGATCAGGCGGCTGA
- the LOC127789946 gene encoding probable glycosyltransferase At5g03795 isoform X2: protein MWNGTISTTAGMNRSPQSFVPNSVINGSPPVGASSRKGNYYSNNFNLERIEASLGRARAAIRAAAASSSSHGSNQMQRQRQQQQDHPHLDNYLPKGPMYRKATAFLRSYLEMEKQLKVFIYEEGEPPVFHYGPCKHAYAIEGLFIQSMEVSQFRTWDPEEAHVFFLPFSVTMITQVVYVVNSHDWSSMKNTAMDYVNLIAAKYPYWNRSLGADHFILACHDWAPEISFAVPNLYNNSIRALCNANTSEQFNPARDVSIPEIHLPTGTTEGILGGPPPSRRPVLVFYAGGIHGPIRPVLLEHWENKDPDVQVHQYLPENVSYYGMMRKSKYCICPSGYEVASPRMVEGLYMGCVPVLIKDHYVIPFSDVLNWETFSVIVAVEDIPNLKRILMGISSTQYLKMQRRGLQMRRHFEVNSPPKRERRTEHLTSVILIEKGVGMEKLRWSLIISAGAKIRRHCKPLQVGRRHFRARQGGRHWRPDGHGLCVEWKEGRDKAQGISGSGG from the exons ATGTGGAACGGTACTATTAGTACTACTGCCGGCATGAACAGATCACCTCAAAGCTTTGTTCCTAATTCAGTGATTAATGGCTCCCCTCCAGTGGGTGCAAGTTCCCGGAAGGGTAATTATTACagcaataattttaatttagagaGGATTGAAGCTAGCCTTGGGCGTGCTCGAGCTGCCATAAGAGCTGCAGCTGCTTCCAGTTCCAGCCATGGAAGCAACCAGATGCAGCGGCagcggcagcagcagcaggatCATCCTCATCTTGATAATTACCTCCCTAAAGGCCCAATGTACCGGAAGGCCACTGCCTTTCTCAG AAGCTACTTGGAAATGGAGAAGCAATTGAAGGTGTTCATCTACGAAGAAGGAGAGCCCCCAGTGTTTCATTACGGCCCCTGCAAGCACGCATATGCAATAGAGGGATTGTTCATTCAGAGCATGGAGGTTAGCCAGTTCAGGACCTGGGATCCTGAGGAAGCCCATGTTTTCTTCCTCCCCTTCAGTGTCACCATGATCACTCAAGTTGTTTACGTGGTGAATTCCCATGACTGGTCTTCCATGAAAAACACAGCCATGGATTATGTCAATCTCATTGCCGCTAAGTATCCCTACTGGAACAGAAGCCTAGGAGCCGATCACTTCATCCTTGCTTGCCATGACTGG GCGCCTGAAATCTCCTTTGCAGTGCCAAACCTATACAACAACTCCATCAGAGCGCTATGCAACGCCAACACCTCGGAGCAATTCAACCCCGCCAGAGACGTCTCCATCCCAGAAATCCACCTCCCGACGGGCACCACGGAGGGCATCCTCGGCGGCCCGCCGCCGTCCCGCCGCCCAGTCCTAGTGTTCTATGCGG GTGGCATCCATGGCCCCATCCGGCCGGTGCTGCTGGAGCACTGGGAAAACAAGGACCCGGATGTCCAAGTGCACCAGTACCTCCCAGAGAACGTCTCATACTACGGGATGATGAGAAAAAGCAAGTATTGCATCTGCCCTAGCGGCTACGAAGTTGCCAGCCCTAGAATGGTGGAGGGCCTTTACATGGGCTGTGTTCCAGTGCTTATCAAGGACCATTATGTCATTCCATTCAGCGACGTTCTCAACTGGGAGACTTTCTCAGTGATAGTTGCAGTGGAGGATATCCCAAACTTGAAGAGAATTCTGATGGGTATTTCTTCAACCCAGTATTTGAAGATGCAAAGGAGGGGACTGCAAATGAGGAGGCATTTTGAGGTTAATTCGCCTCCAAAGAG GGAAAGGAGGACGGAGCATCTGACGTCAGTGATTCTAATAGAGAAAGGAGTGGGTATGGAGAAGTTAAGATGGAGTCTGATCATATCGGCCGGAGCAAAAATCCGGCGTCATTGCAAGCCTTTACAAGTCGGTCGCCGGCACTTTCGAGCACGCCAAGGAGGCCGTCACTGGCGGCCAGACGGCCATGGATTATGTGTTGAGTGGAAAGAAGGAAGAGATAAAGCACAAGGCATATCAGGATCAGGCGGCTGA